In Pochonia chlamydosporia 170 chromosome Unknown PCv3seq00009, whole genome shotgun sequence, a genomic segment contains:
- a CDS encoding tetratricopeptide repeat domain-containing protein, protein MSDSMSTAWNKALQKYLQEVGHLQVKSLGSIDSLVDEVTRLQDHYCGSRYSLYFNRLRPFLDWIYNFHHFVRAILQITPTGFDLFWGVLLLALEARLSGELELIAKVDNYHGELITLLAPGAMFVGNLPFNNLPVRQNPAFVGRGSELDLLQSTLLPDKSPVQLPCACLYGLAGVGKSQLALQFAYKHIDVFDAILWISAESEIKLRGSLGEIANGLGLVEGPFENIQDTKEAVMRWLHLHPRSSRRHAIKWLLIFDNAEDVSLVNSFWPRAGKGSIIITCKSPEIAKQFSHNKVGRIQIKPFSAQVASNFLLSLIDKDHSATEEELQLALDISTSVGYHPLALDMVGCYIRRCGYSLVRFLEQHPSFETDLLFRDNLTVWSANIYQRFVDNALHLGLGSAVYSCALDPSSECLLQMMAFLDVDGIPVEFFTQNSKEAMLMDGPDAQDELPDLDKILENPFRDPGVLDKCLQSLLDLALITIDEHRYRVQSHCLILMAVRSSMAPERISFILSRIVFFLNSSFPEQQAGKPLYNKWSACKELATNVVSLRNWYKTYQDTLPPPIMLCEVMCRCAWYFLEQGASETVLELSDDAIHMCENALKRNQHAGYSKWFVKDMISHHVNTKATIDRELPSIDHGLRLSQQVCRIRRQNKRTGSQDDEMWIAAADGNLAVSLIATGKPEEALVVLLSLLEREDMRANEDIYLSNTCLCYLILDRLDDAWKYGKRAAESTRLRRGDNNAQTALIDYYKGMIHKRGGEVGEAVADLERSLRTREQLMPRHLHTALTLHQLGVLEQARGNTEPALDLFIDSFDILSKCECNPGTVCRTLLAISQLYSKLNDIENASKYYNIAEEYRIRINGVDTRGFDDPSDYDMFVTIAFR, encoded by the exons ATGTCTGACAGTATGAGCACAGCGTGGAACAAGGCTCTGCAAAAGTATTTGCAAGAGGTAGGACATCTACAGGTCAAATCCCTAGGCAGTATCGATTCCCTCGTAGACGAAGTAACGCGGCTACAAGATCATTATTGTGGCAGCAGGTATTCATTGTACTTCAACAGACTGCGGCCATTTCTCGATTGGATTTACAACTTTCACCACTTTGTTCGAGCAATCCTTCAAATCACCCCAACGGGATTTGACCTCTTCTGGGGTGTGCTCTTGCTAGCTCTTGAG GCTCGTTTGTCTGGAGAGTTAGAGCTGATTGCCAAAGTCGACAACTACCACGGAGAACTAATAACTTTGCTGGCACCCGGTGCTATGTTCGTTGGCAACCTTCCGTTCAATAATCTGCCTGTAAGGCAAAATCCTGCATTCGTGGGACGAGGATCGGAGCTTGATCTCCTTCAGTCAACTCTCTTGCCTGACAAATCGCCAGTGCAATTACCCTGCGCGTGCCTATATGGGCTGGCGGGTGTTGGGAAGTCACAGTTGGCACTTCAATTTGCATATAAGCATATTGATGTATTCGATGCGATCCTATGGATCTCCGCCGAGTCCGAAATCAAACTACGGGGATCTCTTGGTGAAATTGCCAATGGTCTTGGGCTGGTGGAGGGGCCATTCGAAAACATTCAGGATACAAAGGAAGCCGTAATGCGCTGGCTTCATCTCCACCCCAGAA GTTCACGCCGGCACGCAATTAAGTGGCTCCTAATATTTGACAACGCTGAAGACGTATCTCTCGTGAACTCCTTTTGGCCGAGAGCAGGAAAAGGCTCCATTATTATCACCTGCAAGAGTCCTGAAATTGCGAAACAATTTTCCCACAATAAAGTAGGAAGAATTCAGATAAAGCCGTTTTCGGCCCAAGTCGCTTCCAACTTTCTACTATCGCTAATCGATAAAGACCACTCCGCAACTGAGGAAGAATTACAACTAGCCCTTGATATATCAACTTCGGTTGGCTATCATCCCTTGGCTCTAGATATGGTTGGCTGCTATATTAGGCGATGTGGATATTCGCTGGTTAGATTTCTAGAGCAGCATCCTAGCTTTGAGACGGATCTTCTGTTCCGCGACAACCTGACAGTTTGGTCGGCAAATATTTACCAGAGATTTGTTGATAATGCCTTACATCTGGGACTAGGGTCGGCTGTCTATAGCTGTGCCTTGGACCCATCCTCAGAGTGTCTTTTGCAGATGATGGCTTTCTTGGATGTGGACGGTATCCCGGTGGAATTCTTCACACAAAACTCAAAGGAAGCCAT GCTCATGGATGGCCCTGACGCTCAAGATGAGCTTCCAGATCTAGACAAAATACTAGAAAACCCTTTTCGGGACCCAGGAGT TTTAGATAAATGTCTGCAAAGCCTACTTGATCTGGCACTAATTACGATCGATGAGCATAGATACAGGGTGCAGAGTCATTGCCTTATCCTTATGGCAGTCCGGTCCTCCATGGCTCCGGAGAGGATTTCCTTCATCCTAAGCCGTATAGTTTTCTTCTTAAACAGCTCATTCCCCGAACAGCAGGCAGGGAAACCGCTATATAACAAATGGTCAGCATGTAAAGAGCTAGCTACAAATGTTGTCTCTCTTCGCAACTGGTACAAAACCTACCAAGATAcacttcctcctccaatTATGTTATGTGAGGTCATGTGCCGCTGTGCTTG GTATTTTCTAGAACAAGGAGCATCAGAAACGGTGCTCGAATTGTCTGACGACGCTATTCACATGTGCGAGAATGCCCTAAAACGCAACCAACATGCGGGATACTCCAAGTGGTTTGTTAAAGATATGATTAGTCATCATGTCAACACAAAAGCTACCATCGACCGGGAACTACCTTCCATAGATCATGGTCTCCGCCTCTCGCAACAAGTTTGCAGAATACGAAGACAAAACAAGAGGACGGGTTCACAGGATGACGAAATGTGGATTGCTGCCGCAGATGGAAACCTCGCCGTCTCCTTGATTGCTACCGGCAAACCAGAGGAAGCATTAGTGGTTCTATTGTCTTTGTTGGAAAGGGAAGATATGAGAGCAAATGAGGATATATACTTATCCAATACCTGTCTCTGCTACCTTATCTTGGACCGACTAGACGACGCATGGAAATATGGAAAGCGTGCCGCGGAGTCTACTAGACTTAGAAGAGGCGACAATAACGCTCAGACTGCTCT GATCGACTACTATAAAGGCATGATACACAAGAGGGGAGGGGAGGTTGGAGAAGCCGTGGCAGACTTGGAACGCAGCCTTCGAACTAGGGAGCAGCTTATGCCCAGGCACCTGCATACAGCATTGACGCTACACCAACTGGGTGTCCTTGAACAAGCAAGAGGGAATACAGAACCAGCTTT AGATCTATTCATCGATTCCTTCGACATACTATCAAAGTGCGAATGCAATCCAGGTACGGTTTGTCGAACACTGCTAGCTATTTCGCAGCTGTATAGTAAGCTAAACGACATCGAAAATGCGAGCAAGTACTATAATATTGCGGAGGAGTATCGCATACGAATTAACGGCGTAGATACGAGAGGATTCGACGATCCCTCAGACTACGACATGTTTGTTACCATCGCTTTTCGATAG
- a CDS encoding ankyrin repeats (3 copies) domain-containing protein, with translation MSREIDMNGVSAVRLLLETGKVDIESKDSSGRSPLSLAAGEGRVPVFKLLLAMDGVDIEAKDHCGRTVLSWAAEKGSEIIVKMLLTAGADVNAMDKDDQTALSWASRMGHGAVIALLQKSS, from the coding sequence ATGTCTCGTGAAATAGATATGAATGGTGTGTCAGCCGTTAGGCTTTTACTCGAGACGGGTAAAGTGGACATTGAGTCGAAAGACAGTTCTGGAAGGAGCCCGCTGTCGTTGGCTGCTGGGGAAGGCCGTGTACCTGTTttcaagcttctccttgcaATGGACGGAGTTGATATCGAGGCTAAGGACCATTGTGGTCGGACTGTGCTGTCCTGGGCTGCCGAGAAAGGGTCCGAGATCATTGTAAAGATGCTACTCACAGCTGGTGCCGATGTCAACGCCATGGACAAGGATGATCAAACAGCGCTATCATGGGCCAGTCGaatgggacatggagctgtCATTGCATTGCTACAAAAAAGTAGTTGA
- a CDS encoding nacht and ankyrin domain-containing protein (similar to Colletotrichum gloeosporioides Nara gc5 XP_007279365.1) — protein MYRSLLVKLLKHVPEPTGALDSVIPGSWDHDFHQWSIESLKAVFTRAVLGFGQSSLVCFIDALDECDDMHQVRDLISYFEELCDKCTSGGTSFRVCFSSRKCPEITTTKGKILVLETEKGHRRDIASYLKSTLNIQEGPTARQIQADLQDKAGGVFLWAVLAANILNKELDKGRVHVLQQRVRDMPNDLCKLFRDILLQGCSSKDETLLCFQWILFAKQPLKPEQLYFAILSGFKPDILHDWSLDMVTTSAMLQFISNSSMGLAMVTESQVPTIQFIHKSVEDFLLQEDGIRQIWHHLGESFQGQSHERLKQCCVNYISIDANAKIGSLLSNAFSQQAVVFRQLAEKKFPFLEYAIQNVLYHANVAQGVGVNQITFLQTFCFPHWTKLNNLLEQYDNGRHTTNASTLYIMAKQNLANLIGSHPSKLSCFKEEGERYGAPMLAALTTNSDAAVRAFLKARVEIEPPTSPLHELYEKYCQSGGKHCGLYRGFQFSPQRGILSHISKECDQAIIISYLLASDRPDAFDGSACMTALSWATKRGHEVVVKFLLDSNMVNPDSKECLGGTPLSLAASNGHETVAQLLLNTGKVDINTKDNIGQTPLLQAAKNGHGMVVKLLLETSGIDAESTDKDGRTPLWWAAENGHKAVMEQLIEASNVGENAAANSGNILLSWAAEKGHESIVELLLGTGIVKVDSKDTSGRTPLLLAAKNGHEPVARLLLQLRRIDVDSKDDRGRTPLCWAVVKGYTSIVKLLLESGKVNANLEDDHGRTPLSWAAEHGREAEIKLLLDIGRVDADLRDDSGPSPLSYAVIGTRNHHLGSETKENTRSPSLPHPALQPTCPDDAELQPWQKQLILLEQENKKRLAMARQEARGYRI, from the coding sequence ATGTACCGGTCACTATTAGTGAAGCTTCTGAAACATGTTCCTGAACCAACAGGTGCCCTTGATTCCGTCATACCAGGGTCATGGGACCATGATTTCCACCAATGGAGCATTGAGTCACTGAAAGCCGTCTTCACACGGGCTGTATTGGGTTTTGGACAGTCCAGTCTTGTGTGTTTCATAGATGCTTTGGACGAGTGCGATGACATGCATCAAGTTCGGGACCTGATATCTTATTTTGAGGAATTATGCGACAAATGTACTTCAGGTGGTACTAGCTTCCGGGTGTGCTTCTCAAGTAGGAAATGCCCTGAAATTACAACTACAAAGGGGAAAATCCTCGTTCTTGAAACGGAGAAAGGACATAGGCGGGATATCGCGTCCTATCTGAAGAGCACGTTGAACATCCAAGAGGGTCCAACTGCGAGGCAGATTCAAGCTGATCTCCAAGATAAAGCAGGTGGTGTCTTCTTGTGGGCTGTTCTAGCAGCAAATATCCTAAATAAGGAGCTTGATAAGGGGCGCGTACATGTACTTCAACAGAGAGTACGAGATATGCCCAACGACTTGTGCAAGCTCTTCCGCGATATTCTGCTACAGGGTTGCAGTAGCAAAGATGAAACGTTGTTGTGTTTTCAGTGGATCCTCTTTGCGAAACAGCCGTTAAAACCTGAGCAACTGTACTTCGCTATTCTATCTGGCTTTAAGCCTGACATTCTCCACGATTGGAGTTTAGATATGGTTACGACATCCGCCATGCTCCAATTCATTTCAAATTCCTCTATGGGGCTTGCTATGGTCACTGAGTCTCAAGTTCCAACCATACAATTTATCCATAAGTCTGTAGAagactttcttcttcaagaagaTGGCATCCGGCAGATTTGGCATCATTTGGGAGAAAGCTTCCAGGGTCAAAGCCACGAGAGACTTAAACAATGCTGTGTTAACTATATAAGCATTGATGCTAATGCAAAGATTGGCAGTCTGCTTTCTAATGCATTTTCACAACAAGCTGTGGTTTTTCGCCAATTAGCTGAAAAGAAGTTTCCATTCCTCGAGTACGCTATTCAAAATGTTCTCTACCATGCTAATGTAGCACAAGGGGTGGGCGTTAACCAAATAACCTTTCTTCAAACATTTTGCTTTCCTCATTGGACTAAATTAAACAACCTTCTGGAACAATATGACAATGGCCGACACACTACGAACGCTTCTACCTTATATATTATGGCAAAACAAAACCTGGCGAACCTTATTGGGAGTCACCCATCTAAACTTTCTTGCTTTAAAGAGGAAGGAGAACGCTATGGAGCCCCTATGCTTGCGGCACTAACCACGAATAGCGATGCAGCAGTGCGAGCATTCTTGAAGGCCCGCGTGGAAATTGagccaccaacatcgccTCTTCACGAACTATATGAGAAGTATTGCCAGAGCGGTGGAAAACACTGTGGTCTTTATCGAGGCTTCCAATTCTCGCCGCAGAGAGGTATCTTATCTCATATCTCTAAGGAATGTGATCAGGCAATAATCATATCGTATCTACTTGCTTCGGATAGACCTGATGCCTTCGACGGCTCTGCGTGCATGACGGCGCTGTCCTGGGCTACCAAGAGAGGGCATGAAGTAGTAGTCAAGTTCCTACTTGACTCGAACATGGTTAATCCTGATTCGAAAGAATGTCTTGGCGGGACACCACTTTCGTTGGCTGCCTCGAACGGGCATGAGACAGTTGCTCAGCTGCTACTCAACACCGGTAAAGTTGACATTAACACAAAAGACAACATTGGTCAGACACCGCTTTTGCAGGCTGCGAAGAATGGGCATGGAATGGTGGTTAAGCTATTGCTCGAGACAAGCGGTATTGATGCTGAGTCGACAGATAAGGACGGCCGAACACCGCTATGGTGGGCCGCCGAGAATGGGCATAAAGCTGTTATGGAGCAGTTAATCGAGGCCAGCAACGTTGGTGAGAACGCAGCCGCCAACAGCGGCAACATACTGCTTTCGTGGGCGGCTGAGAAGGGCCACGAATCCATTGTCGAATTGCTACTCGGAACAGGCATAGTAAAAGTCGACTCAAAGGATACCAGCGGTCGAACACCATTGTTATTGGCTGCAAAGAATGGACATGAACCTGTGGCTAGGTTGCTGCTCCAACTAAGGAGAATAGACGTTGACTCGAAAGATGACCGTGGCCGGACCCCTCTATGCTGGGCTGTCGTTAAGGGCTATACGTCTATCGTCAAGCTTCTGCTGGAGTCCGGCAAAGTTAATGCCAATTTGGAGGATGACCATGGCAGAACGCCGCTGTCATGGGCTGCGGAGCACGGGCGCGAGGCTGAAATCAAGCTCCTGCTTGATATAGGCAGAGTTGACGCTGATTTGAGAGACGATAGTGGCCCTTCTCCTCTTTCCTACGCTGTAATAGGCACGAGAAACCACCATTTGGGCAGCGAAACCAAGGAGAACACCCGGTCTCCATCCCTGCCACATCCAGCCCTACAGCCAACTTGTCCAGACGACGCAGAACTTCAACCTTGGCAAAAGCAGCTAATATTACTTGAGCAAGAGAATAAGAAACGTTTAGCCATGGCTCGTCAAGAGGCAAGAGGATACCGTATCTGA